One window of the Shewanella litorisediminis genome contains the following:
- a CDS encoding efflux RND transporter periplasmic adaptor subunit, with protein MSTILRRTLPLIILALFILAAMVLMATKEAPEQKAEEADMPIIEVTEVRQETMSLNLPSYGVVMPRHKTQLVAEVQGRLTSVSPNFVAGGVVKAGDQLAVIEPSDYQADLMQAEASLAQATAALNEEIARGEVAKTEFKGYDKGVPPELGLRIPQLRKEQANVKYAEAALARAKRNLERTVIRAPFDGIVKARGVDLGQYVTLGTKLGELYDTSVAEIRLPLANADLAYLESVDNPDTEVTLTASLAGRDVVWTGDIVRSEGVIDEGNRMVYLVAEIPDPYLRKQKTQGQLPLKYGTFVNAIIKGRTEDGIVRLDRHLVREGKVPVVRSDNTLELRDVNVVRSDLNYAYIKDSLKTGERVSLTNTGTLSTGQMVKIRGEETPDSTRDSEAPSNERLAQAGDK; from the coding sequence ATGAGCACTATTTTAAGACGTACCCTCCCCCTTATCATTCTCGCGCTATTCATTCTGGCCGCCATGGTACTCATGGCCACCAAAGAAGCCCCGGAACAAAAGGCCGAAGAGGCCGATATGCCAATTATCGAAGTGACTGAGGTCCGGCAGGAAACCATGTCGCTGAATTTGCCGTCATACGGGGTGGTAATGCCAAGGCACAAGACCCAATTGGTGGCCGAAGTGCAGGGGCGCCTGACGAGTGTATCGCCCAATTTTGTTGCCGGCGGCGTGGTGAAGGCCGGCGATCAACTGGCGGTGATAGAACCGTCAGACTATCAGGCCGATCTGATGCAGGCAGAGGCTTCACTGGCCCAGGCTACAGCCGCGCTCAACGAAGAAATCGCCCGCGGCGAAGTGGCAAAAACCGAGTTCAAGGGATATGACAAGGGCGTCCCCCCTGAACTGGGTCTGCGTATTCCACAGCTCAGAAAAGAACAAGCCAACGTCAAATATGCCGAAGCCGCTTTGGCCCGCGCCAAGCGCAATTTGGAGCGCACCGTTATCCGCGCGCCTTTCGACGGCATAGTCAAAGCCCGTGGTGTCGACCTGGGTCAATACGTCACCCTGGGCACCAAGCTGGGCGAGCTTTACGATACCAGTGTTGCCGAAATCCGCCTGCCGCTGGCCAATGCCGACCTCGCGTATCTGGAGTCGGTTGACAACCCCGACACCGAAGTCACCCTGACCGCCTCCCTCGCCGGACGTGATGTGGTGTGGACCGGCGACATAGTGCGCAGCGAAGGAGTTATCGATGAAGGCAACCGCATGGTGTATTTGGTGGCAGAAATTCCCGACCCTTATTTGCGCAAGCAAAAAACCCAGGGCCAGCTGCCACTGAAATACGGTACCTTCGTCAACGCCATCATCAAGGGCCGCACCGAAGACGGCATAGTGCGTCTGGACCGCCATCTGGTACGTGAAGGTAAGGTGCCCGTCGTTCGCAGCGACAATACCCTGGAGCTGCGTGACGTGAATGTTGTGCGCTCGGATCTCAACTACGCCTACATCAAGGACAGCCTGAAGACCGGTGAGCGCGTCTCCCTGACCAACACAGGTACCCTGTCCACCGGCCAAATGGTGAAAATCCGCGGTGAGGAAACCCCGGACAGCACCCGGGATAGCGAGGCGCCATCCAATGAGCGTCTGGCACAGGCAGGGGATAAGTAA
- a CDS encoding efflux RND transporter permease subunit, with product MDTHKGIIAWFARNSVAANLLMIVLLVGGLFSTQLINKEIFPSFELNLLRISVAYPGAAPQEIEEGINIKIEEAIQDVIGIKKLTSVASDGVGSITIEVENGVDAKTVLDEAKLRIDAISTFPANIEKPNIYQIKPENNVIWLSVYGDINAHEMKELAKNIRDEVAALPSVTRAQVAGARNYEIGIEVSENKLREYGLTFTQVAMAVQNSSLDLPGGAIRAKDGDILLRTKGQAYTGEDFSSIVVATSKDGSRIMLPDVATIKDDFEERLDYTRFNGKPAVIVEVLSVKDQDAVAIAEDVKNYITERKLSLPAGAELDYWGDLTHYLNGRLNMMLSNMTMGALLVFVILALFLDLKLAFWVMVGIPVCFLGTLLLMPVEPFALSINMLTLFAFILVLGILVDDAIVIGESVHTEVERHGHNMDNVIRGAQKVAMPATFGVLTTIAAFIPMLMVDGPMGIIWKSIGMVVILCLAFSLVESKLILPAHLAHMKPNTKEPTGPLGRMKVRFNERVAHFIHHSYKAFLERAIRNRYNWLAGFTGVLILSIALVASGKVRWVFFPSIPSDFVQVNLEMEEGSSEDNTLKALQQIEDALYRMNGEMEQKYGEPVVKHSFFNMNSRTSAFIFAELTKGEDRELDGTAITDAWRDALPEMVGVKKLSMNATTNDAGGDVAFRLSSSDLEQLSLAAKDLKTKLASYEGLYDIADNYSSGSHEIRLKIRPEAEALGLTLSDLARQVRYGFYGYEAQRILRNKEEVKVMVRYPLEQRRTLGHLENMLIRTPDGTAVPFANVAEIEMGDSYSAITRVDGRRAITITAAANKDKVEPGKVVAEIQKDFMPLLKQKYPHIDTSLDGQSQEEADAIWGLLQGLFFALFTIYALMAIPLKSYSQPMIIMSVIPFGMIGAIIGHLLLGLSLSVLSLCGIIALAGVVVNDSLILVDFVNRARAQGFALREAVVNAGCFRFRAIILTSLTTFFGLVPIILERSLQAQIVIPMATSLAFGILFSTLVTLILVPLLYVILADFASLWQRFFNWWWQPNHGHQERSVSAERIAEQGHGASLAQSLEGAKHD from the coding sequence ATGGACACCCACAAAGGCATAATTGCGTGGTTTGCCCGCAACAGTGTGGCGGCAAACCTGTTGATGATAGTACTGCTGGTTGGCGGTCTTTTTAGTACACAGCTGATTAACAAAGAAATATTCCCAAGTTTTGAGCTCAATCTGCTCAGAATTTCGGTGGCCTACCCCGGCGCCGCGCCACAGGAAATCGAAGAAGGGATCAACATCAAAATCGAAGAAGCCATCCAGGATGTTATCGGCATTAAAAAGCTGACATCGGTGGCAAGCGATGGCGTGGGCAGTATCACCATCGAAGTGGAAAATGGGGTCGATGCCAAAACCGTACTGGATGAGGCCAAACTCCGTATCGATGCCATATCCACCTTCCCGGCCAATATCGAAAAACCCAACATTTACCAGATAAAGCCGGAAAACAACGTGATTTGGCTGTCTGTGTATGGCGATATCAATGCCCACGAGATGAAGGAGCTGGCCAAGAACATCCGTGATGAAGTGGCCGCCCTACCCTCGGTGACCCGCGCCCAGGTGGCCGGTGCCCGCAACTATGAAATCGGCATCGAAGTCTCGGAAAATAAATTGCGTGAATATGGCCTCACCTTCACCCAGGTTGCCATGGCGGTGCAAAACTCCTCTCTGGACTTACCCGGCGGTGCCATTCGTGCCAAAGATGGCGATATCCTGCTACGTACCAAGGGTCAGGCCTACACCGGCGAAGACTTCTCCAGCATAGTGGTTGCCACCAGCAAGGACGGTAGCCGCATCATGCTGCCGGACGTGGCCACCATCAAGGACGATTTCGAAGAACGCCTCGACTACACCCGCTTTAACGGCAAACCCGCAGTGATAGTGGAAGTGCTGAGCGTGAAAGATCAGGACGCCGTGGCCATCGCCGAGGATGTGAAAAACTACATTACCGAGCGCAAACTCAGTTTGCCCGCCGGCGCCGAGCTGGATTACTGGGGAGATTTGACCCACTACCTCAACGGCCGCCTCAATATGATGCTGTCGAACATGACCATGGGTGCCCTGCTGGTGTTTGTGATCCTGGCACTGTTCCTGGATCTTAAACTGGCATTCTGGGTAATGGTGGGCATTCCCGTGTGTTTCCTCGGCACCCTGCTCTTGATGCCGGTGGAGCCCTTTGCCCTGTCCATCAACATGCTCACCCTGTTCGCCTTTATCCTGGTGTTGGGGATTTTGGTGGATGATGCCATTGTGATTGGGGAGAGCGTCCACACCGAGGTGGAACGCCACGGTCATAACATGGACAACGTTATCCGCGGTGCCCAGAAAGTGGCCATGCCCGCCACCTTCGGGGTACTGACAACCATAGCGGCCTTTATTCCCATGCTGATGGTGGATGGTCCCATGGGGATCATCTGGAAATCCATCGGCATGGTGGTGATCCTCTGTCTGGCGTTTTCGCTGGTGGAATCCAAGCTCATTCTGCCTGCCCACCTCGCCCACATGAAGCCAAACACCAAGGAGCCCACCGGGCCACTTGGCCGCATGAAAGTACGCTTTAACGAGCGCGTGGCCCATTTTATCCATCACAGCTACAAGGCGTTTCTTGAGCGTGCCATTCGCAACAGATACAACTGGCTGGCCGGCTTTACCGGGGTATTGATCCTTTCTATCGCCCTGGTTGCCAGTGGCAAGGTGCGCTGGGTGTTTTTCCCCAGCATTCCTTCTGACTTTGTGCAGGTAAATCTTGAGATGGAAGAAGGCAGCTCAGAGGACAACACCCTCAAGGCGCTGCAACAAATCGAAGATGCCCTCTACCGCATGAACGGTGAAATGGAGCAGAAGTACGGTGAACCTGTGGTGAAACACAGCTTCTTCAACATGAACTCCCGCACCAGTGCCTTTATTTTTGCCGAGCTGACCAAGGGGGAAGACCGCGAGCTGGATGGCACCGCCATTACCGATGCCTGGCGTGACGCCCTGCCGGAAATGGTGGGAGTGAAGAAGTTGTCCATGAATGCCACCACCAACGATGCCGGTGGCGATGTGGCTTTCCGTCTGTCTTCCAGTGACCTTGAGCAGCTGTCACTGGCGGCCAAAGACCTTAAAACCAAGCTGGCAAGCTATGAAGGCCTGTACGATATTGCCGATAACTATTCCTCCGGCAGCCATGAAATTCGCCTGAAAATCCGCCCCGAGGCCGAAGCCCTTGGACTGACACTGTCAGATCTGGCGCGCCAGGTACGTTATGGCTTTTATGGCTACGAGGCCCAGCGCATTTTGCGCAACAAGGAAGAAGTGAAGGTGATGGTACGCTATCCACTGGAGCAGCGACGCACCCTGGGTCATCTGGAAAACATGCTGATCCGCACCCCCGATGGTACCGCGGTCCCCTTTGCCAACGTGGCCGAAATCGAAATGGGCGACTCTTACTCGGCCATTACCCGGGTAGATGGTCGCCGGGCTATCACCATCACGGCCGCCGCCAACAAAGACAAGGTGGAGCCGGGCAAAGTGGTTGCAGAAATTCAGAAAGACTTTATGCCGCTGCTGAAACAAAAGTACCCCCATATCGACACCTCCCTCGATGGTCAAAGTCAGGAAGAGGCCGATGCCATTTGGGGGCTGCTGCAGGGGCTGTTCTTCGCACTTTTCACCATCTATGCCCTGATGGCGATTCCGCTGAAGTCATACAGCCAGCCGATGATCATCATGTCGGTGATCCCCTTCGGTATGATTGGCGCCATCATAGGTCACCTGCTGCTTGGGCTGTCTCTGAGCGTCCTTAGCCTGTGCGGTATTATCGCCCTGGCCGGGGTGGTGGTGAATGACTCGCTTATCCTGGTGGACTTTGTGAACCGTGCCCGGGCACAGGGTTTTGCCCTGCGTGAAGCCGTGGTGAATGCGGGCTGTTTCCGCTTCAGGGCCATCATTCTGACCTCCCTGACCACCTTCTTCGGTCTGGTGCCCATCATCCTTGAACGCAGCTTGCAGGCTCAGATTGTCATACCCATGGCCACCTCTCTGGCGTTCGGCATCCTCTTCTCCACCTTGGTGACCCTGATACTGGTGCCCTTGCTGTACGTCATACTGGCCGATTTCGCGAGCCTTTGGCAGCGCTTCTTCAATTGGTGGTGGCAACCAAACCATGGACACCAAGAGCGGAGCGTTTCTGCCGAGCGTATCGCTGAGCAGGGGCACGGTGCCTCACTGGCGCAGTCGCTTGAGGGTGCAAAGCACGACTGA
- a CDS encoding TatD family nuclease-associated radical SAM protein, which produces MNPKDSTPPNGIPDATLVYDIRRSRYLNITGRCTLRCGFCPKQQGSRQIHQYQLALDKQPSVDALLPLLGDVDAFDEYVFCGYGEPTLNLPTLLGVARAIKARGGRVRVNTDGLGNLFHKRNILPELADCVDALSVSLNAQDELIYLKHCQPRLKGSWQAVNDFIRMAPAYIDRVDVSAIDGLPGVDIQACRALVEAAGCTFKHRHLDIMG; this is translated from the coding sequence ATGAATCCAAAGGACTCCACTCCCCCAAACGGCATACCAGACGCGACCCTCGTTTACGATATCCGTCGCAGCCGATACCTCAATATCACGGGTCGCTGTACCCTCAGATGCGGCTTTTGCCCCAAACAGCAGGGCAGCCGACAAATTCATCAGTATCAGCTGGCATTGGATAAGCAGCCCAGTGTTGATGCCCTCCTCCCCCTGCTTGGGGATGTGGACGCCTTCGATGAATACGTGTTTTGTGGCTATGGCGAGCCAACGCTGAATCTGCCCACCTTGCTCGGTGTCGCCCGCGCCATTAAAGCCCGGGGCGGCCGGGTCAGGGTGAATACCGATGGGTTGGGCAATCTGTTTCATAAACGCAATATCCTGCCGGAACTGGCCGATTGCGTGGATGCGCTCTCGGTGTCCCTCAATGCCCAGGATGAACTCATATACCTGAAACACTGCCAACCACGACTGAAAGGGTCATGGCAGGCCGTAAATGACTTTATTCGCATGGCACCGGCTTACATTGACCGGGTGGACGTGTCCGCCATCGATGGTTTGCCCGGCGTCGATATCCAGGCCTGTCGGGCACTGGTTGAAGCGGCAGGCTGCACATTCAAGCACCGCCACCTCGATATAATGGGCTAG
- a CDS encoding PAS domain-containing protein, whose translation MLKPNTGLSSLSSLLTDEQSVRWSHQRMLAIASQLAMLVISVVLVINVIITLGERRLQQEWATQRYSELQSVGTMIADKVTFQQFRTQTFARGELLRQYLETGDEALKEKLLLQWTGLQKNMPELMGIALFNANGEFLFASTDVFGRQTLPPSLLGGARNMGGNEIYSSPMEFLSVNGDLEPYMYQLAWLENPDQSVRGYLVTYNSMLRTLDMVKPALSANQQPMMMFDTQGLMYAGASDAPLPRLPEGLSGSLRQSYPALWRQMAMSNFGQFHGDDATFVYLKVDLTTQYETRREYFLVSYIRNDDIASRFSQWQTILVIGAFILTLLAAAVVILTHLFRLEQRARHNSIQLAADLFTGEEGQLLVNDKGRVLSANPKAGSLLNLAANQLTDRSLQRCLQLDDESFEKIIATAKAKGEWRGEVSLDELPGAVIRVVLRYTRANTERQRYFLVSLSDISELAQSRREESMHRLLADSAVATALTRADGTLLKFNNAFEQLLEYNEPLGANLADILENDLGNQWPRITQMVAMQGSWQGQILCSNNASTCLQATLKGHLDDEGDIEYLVCTLEQASSRNRNRENSQLIPNRSTILANLEDLERYYDALGEQSRNQSCLMLMDISPAGMLSHMSDIGQLEKRQQEVETLLLKELPSNSQISHWQLGKLVVILPGTDSNAVHKYAVDVLDALNSMGLGEGISIGIAAHQQGQNLEAFISHAEIALKRAKQTGDQKICQAFTR comes from the coding sequence ATGCTCAAACCCAATACCGGATTATCGTCGCTCTCCTCTTTGCTGACCGATGAACAAAGTGTTCGCTGGTCACATCAACGTATGCTGGCCATCGCCAGTCAGTTGGCGATGCTGGTGATTAGCGTAGTGTTGGTGATTAATGTCATCATTACCCTGGGCGAGCGCAGACTGCAGCAGGAATGGGCCACCCAGAGATACAGCGAGCTTCAGTCTGTCGGCACCATGATTGCTGACAAGGTCACCTTCCAGCAGTTCCGCACCCAAACCTTTGCACGGGGTGAACTCCTGCGCCAGTACCTTGAGACAGGGGATGAAGCCCTGAAGGAAAAGCTGCTGCTGCAGTGGACTGGGCTGCAAAAGAACATGCCTGAACTGATGGGGATTGCCCTGTTCAATGCCAATGGCGAGTTTCTGTTTGCCTCCACCGATGTGTTCGGGCGCCAGACCCTGCCACCTTCACTGCTGGGCGGCGCCCGCAATATGGGCGGTAACGAAATCTACAGCTCCCCCATGGAGTTTTTGTCCGTCAATGGCGACCTCGAACCCTACATGTATCAGCTGGCATGGCTTGAGAATCCCGACCAGAGCGTACGGGGCTATCTGGTGACCTATAACTCCATGCTGCGCACCCTGGATATGGTCAAACCCGCCCTCAGTGCCAATCAGCAACCCATGATGATGTTTGATACCCAGGGCCTGATGTATGCCGGTGCCAGCGATGCGCCTCTGCCCCGGCTGCCAGAGGGCTTAAGCGGCAGCCTTCGTCAGAGTTACCCTGCCCTGTGGCGACAGATGGCCATGAGCAACTTTGGCCAGTTCCACGGCGATGACGCCACCTTTGTGTATCTGAAGGTAGACCTCACCACCCAGTATGAAACCCGTCGTGAATACTTTTTGGTGTCCTATATCCGCAACGATGACATCGCATCCCGCTTCTCCCAGTGGCAAACCATTCTGGTGATAGGCGCCTTCATACTGACTCTGCTGGCCGCAGCCGTGGTGATACTCACCCATCTTTTCCGCCTCGAGCAGCGCGCCCGTCACAACAGTATCCAACTGGCGGCGGATCTCTTTACCGGTGAAGAAGGCCAGCTGCTGGTGAACGATAAGGGCAGGGTCCTCAGTGCCAATCCCAAGGCCGGCAGTTTATTGAATCTTGCGGCCAACCAACTGACAGACCGCAGCCTGCAGCGCTGTTTGCAGCTGGATGATGAGAGCTTTGAGAAAATCATCGCCACCGCCAAGGCCAAGGGCGAATGGCGCGGTGAAGTCAGCCTGGATGAACTCCCCGGCGCCGTGATAAGGGTGGTGCTGCGTTACACCCGCGCCAACACAGAGCGCCAGCGTTATTTCCTGGTTAGCCTCAGTGACATCAGTGAACTGGCACAGAGCCGCCGTGAAGAATCCATGCACAGATTGCTGGCCGACAGCGCAGTGGCAACCGCACTGACACGGGCCGACGGCACCCTGCTGAAATTCAACAACGCCTTCGAACAGCTGCTGGAATACAACGAGCCCCTGGGCGCCAATCTGGCCGATATTCTGGAAAATGACCTGGGTAATCAGTGGCCGCGCATCACACAAATGGTGGCCATGCAGGGCAGCTGGCAGGGGCAGATTCTGTGCAGCAACAACGCCAGCACCTGTTTGCAGGCCACCCTCAAAGGCCACCTGGACGACGAAGGTGATATTGAGTATCTGGTGTGTACCCTGGAGCAGGCCAGTAGCCGCAACCGAAACCGCGAAAACAGCCAGCTCATCCCCAACCGCAGCACCATTCTGGCCAACCTGGAAGATCTGGAACGCTACTACGATGCCCTTGGCGAGCAAAGCCGTAACCAGTCCTGCCTGATGTTGATGGACATCAGCCCCGCCGGCATGCTCAGCCATATGAGTGATATTGGTCAGCTGGAAAAACGCCAACAGGAAGTGGAGACTCTGCTGCTCAAAGAGCTGCCCTCCAATTCACAAATTTCCCACTGGCAGCTGGGCAAGCTGGTAGTCATATTACCGGGCACCGACAGCAACGCCGTCCACAAGTACGCGGTAGATGTGCTGGATGCACTGAACAGCATGGGGCTCGGCGAAGGCATCTCCATTGGCATTGCCGCCCACCAGCAGGGGCAAAACCTCGAGGCCTTTATCAGTCACGCCGAAATTGCCCTCAAGCGCGCCAAGCAAACCGGCGATCAGAAGATTTGTCAGGCCTTTACCCGCTGA
- a CDS encoding winged helix-turn-helix domain-containing protein — protein sequence MQLGNCWFDDAKGELINRASGDVWHLPRAEAQVLRLLLSQADQVVTKAQLRQGDDEHGELSDSSVARAVFMIRSFLGPGSELLIETVKGQGYRLHLTPIKAPVPAKRRLPSRRLGPVPIWIPALLMLALLFVGGYFALRVGEMSPTAPLKVQSLVQADGQMVKLVLYAHSRSNNTLLLEKAAELATVLGDCRHSRWRDVFMSLSHDSRVLNLTLRGDYLGQAVVRNLKISDGRSPRRFISPDWLKEVDICD from the coding sequence ATGCAATTGGGTAACTGCTGGTTTGATGATGCCAAAGGGGAGCTGATTAACCGCGCCTCCGGGGACGTTTGGCATTTACCCAGAGCGGAAGCCCAGGTGCTTAGACTCTTGCTCAGCCAGGCAGATCAGGTCGTCACCAAGGCACAGTTGCGCCAGGGCGACGATGAACATGGCGAGCTCAGTGATTCCTCAGTGGCGCGGGCTGTGTTTATGATCCGCTCCTTCCTCGGTCCGGGCAGCGAACTCCTGATTGAAACCGTTAAAGGTCAGGGATATCGGCTGCATCTTACCCCCATTAAAGCCCCTGTGCCGGCCAAGAGACGCCTGCCAAGCCGCCGCCTGGGGCCTGTGCCTATTTGGATCCCGGCGCTGCTGATGTTAGCACTGCTGTTTGTCGGTGGCTACTTTGCCTTGCGGGTGGGGGAAATGTCGCCCACGGCGCCTTTAAAGGTGCAGTCACTGGTGCAGGCCGACGGGCAAATGGTGAAGCTTGTACTCTACGCACACTCCCGCAGCAACAATACCCTGTTGCTGGAAAAAGCCGCCGAGCTGGCGACAGTATTGGGAGATTGCCGCCATTCCCGCTGGCGCGATGTCTTTATGTCGTTAAGCCACGACTCAAGGGTGCTGAATCTGACCTTGAGGGGCGATTATCTTGGCCAGGCTGTGGTACGCAACCTGAAGATAAGCGACGGCCGCAGTCCAAGACGCTTTATTAGTCCTGACTGGCTCAAAGAGGTGGACATCTGTGACTAG